ttctatattttaaaaattgtattgtttatagaaaatgtggtatgtatataatgtatgtatatatgttttttacagTTGACTTCAAGTGTGGAAATTATAGCAGACAATGTAAATATAACGGAAGGCGGATCAAGTCAAGAAATCAATTGTACGCTTTATAGGTCATGCACACTCTGGTTGCAGTTGGctgattgaaaaacaaatttgtcTCGATTCAAATCAGATTCTATCAGGGAAGTTCATAGTCGATATAAAAGAATCATGCCCAGCGTATGCTGTGACATATGATGATTATTCGTTACAGGTTACGGTTTCGAATATCGaggcaaaaagtgtaaaaactttttttaatgtaaatccAAATATTGGTTGTGAAATAGAAAATGCAACTTATAACGCTTCAATCAATAATGGAGTAATAACTTGTAATTGGGCAGACAAAGAACAAAGAACAACTAAAACCAAtcctttgtttattttttatttttcaatcgtTGTCAACAACGTAAGATTACAGTTCGACAATCCACGAGACCATTACATCAGTTATCACGGTTGGACTTGCCCGAAAGAGAATTGTACGATCAGTTTTTGGGAAAGCGATTCGAGAAAATATTACTGTAAATGGTGTTTAAAAAACGATGGTTGCAAGACAACAGCCGAACAACCGAACAGTTGCGACATACGGTACGCGATTAACAACGAGAAATGGAAGGACGACGCACCGCTGTCCAAGATCGAAGTCAGAAGTCCTGAAGTGGCGATCGAGTCTTTCGAACCAGACGTGTTGATGTACCAACGCAATACGTCGTCGGTCGTGAGCATCACCGTCAAGAACCATAGGTTTTTGGCCGAAGGCCGGTCGACGACAGTGACCTTGGCCGGGCAGAGTTGTGACGACCCGGTCACGGTCGACGATCAGACGGTTAATTGCACTGTTGGTCTTGGTTACCTAAATGGGCTTAAAGAAGGTCCGGTGGTAATCGAGTACGCGGGGATTACGAGTGTGTTGATACTGAAGTCAGCACAAAAGTTCAGGTTCATCGGACCGAGGTTAACGGACGTCAACCCTACCTGCGTACCTGCCACGGGTGGAACCCGGATAGAACTGACTGGCGAGTATCTGAATGCCATACCTAACGTCCAGCTGTTCTTCAGAAATATAAGGACGAAAGTGATGTGTGATATCATTGAAATCACGCACGACCGCATCGTTTGCGTGACCGGCGCTCACACGGGCGAACCAAAATCTGGTCCGTTGCTAATCGTGTTTGACGGTGCAGTTGGCAagttctacaaaaaaaaaatgttcacatacGTCAACGAGCCAACCGTCCTGGATGGTCAAGTATTCGAGGGCCTCGCATCTGGTGACGTCTCGTTGACAGTCCGAGGTGGTTTTGACTGCACGGAAAACCAGCAGATGTACGTCGACTACAATGGGACAAGGTACTATGGTAACTGTGTGGTGCGTGACAACAGCAATTTAACGATGTACTGTTGGCCTCCGAAGCTCGACGATCCGGGTCAGATGATGAGTCTTTCACTCGGGTTTCGTGTAGATTTGGCTGGTAAAGTGGTGAACTTGCCCCAACAGACGCCGTACTTACTCCATCCCGACCCGGTTTACACTGACTTCGAAGTGTTCGACGGCACCGTCGTCCGTGTGGATGGCATATTTCCGGACCTGTTGCAGCGTCGCCGACCTAACGGCAGCTACATCCTCGAAGTCACATTCCGTGGCGATGAGGCGGACCATGACGAGAGGTTTATTATGGTAAACGTAACCGAGAATTATATCGAGTGCCGATCACCTTTCGACACGTCGGTTGCTGATATTCTAGAGATCGCGATCACAGTCGACAAACAAGTCAAACGGACCGTGGTGCAAAGAAGACACAGACGGTATTATGCGATCGTACGGTTACTCAGTCCGCAACAAGTTATCGGTGGTTTTTCGGCCATGTTGATATGCGTATTCTGTGCTGTAGTAATGTACTATCGTAGGATTATCATATCAGAAATTAATATGAACgtttaaaaacacaacattaatCTATTTTTAGCAAACCTATAAGCTTATTTTCGCAAGAAATGggttgttatcacttatcattgatcaattatcaattatcattaacgACGATTAAGACgatatcgatttattataactaataactaaacaCGTCTACATTAATATATGCTAATATACGCTATGCCGAATGACTATGTTGCTAtgtctcatattaatatattataatcccatTATGTcgcattactatattttaatatttacttatgtcCCTACCGATATAATTGTACTAACAAGGCACCGGCCCAAAACCCAGCCAAAGACAGCGGCCCACTGTCCTCTAGGACAGTAGACCACTGGGCCAGTCCGGCCCTGAGCACATGGATAAACAATATATAGGAGAACTTCGAAACATCACCGCCGGAATAGACGACACcactgattattatttattgaattcaaaca
This portion of the Acyrthosiphon pisum isolate AL4f chromosome A1, pea_aphid_22Mar2018_4r6ur, whole genome shotgun sequence genome encodes:
- the LOC107884773 gene encoding plexin-A2 → MYQRNTSSVVSITVKNHRFLAEGRSTTVTLAGQSCDDPVTVDDQTVNCTVGLGYLNGLKEGPVVIEYAGITSVLILKSAQKFRFIGPRLTDVNPTCVPATGGTRIELTGEYLNAIPNVQLFFRNIRTKVMCDIIEITHDRIVCVTGAHTGEPKSGPLLIVFDGAVGKFYKKKMFTYVNEPTVLDGQVFEGLASGDVSLTVRGGFDCTENQQMYVDYNGTRYYGNCVVRDNSNLTMYCWPPKLDDPGQMMSLSLGFRVDLAGKVVNLPQQTPYLLHPDPVYTDFEVFDGTVVRVDGIFPDLLQRRRPNGSYILEVTFRGDEADHDERFIMVNVTENYIECRSPFDTSVADILEIAITVDKQVKRTVVQRRHRRYYAIVRLLSPQQVIGGFSAMLICVFCAVVMYYRRIIISEINMNV